Below is a window of Macadamia integrifolia cultivar HAES 741 unplaced genomic scaffold, SCU_Mint_v3 scaffold3469, whole genome shotgun sequence DNA.
GTGTTCCACTCACATGACAGGTGGTAAGGGAAAGTTTCTGAGTCTAGATTCAACTGAGGGTGGATTTTTCAAATTTAGGAACAATGATAGTGTAAAGATAGAAGGCAGAGGCATAGTTAAGTTGGACAAAGGAAAGATCAAGTCAAACAATGTCTTATATGTTAGCGGTCTGATGCACAACTTGCTCAATGTGAGTCAAATTTGTGACAATGGCAATGATGTTTTGTTCACCAAGGAGGGTTGTgtgatcaagaaaataaaaaatggaaagattGTGACACAAGGGACAAGAACTACAGGAAACTTATACACTCTATTAGAAATAAATGAAGATAGATGCATGATGAGGCAGGAAGATGAATATTGGCTATGGCATAGAAGGATTGGGCATATCAGCTTCAAGAATTAGCTAAATTGAGAAACAGAAGGCTGTCAGAGATCTTCCAAAGATCAAATCTCCAACAAATCATATCTGTGCACCACGTCAAAAGGGAAAGCAGACTAGGGCCACATCAAAGGAGCACTATTCAAGTAAACTATTGGACTTGATTCATACAGATCTTTATGGACCCATGAGAACAGAGGCAATTGGTGGAGAGAGGTACTTTATCCTATTCATAGACGAGTACTCCAGGATGACTTATGTAATGCTCTTTAAAGACAAGACTGAAGCCTTATATTGTTTCAAGACCTTCAAGAAGAGGGTAGACAATGAAACTGGTAGGATGTTAATTGCAAACAATGTTGTTAGGAGGTTTTGGAGAGAAGTAATATATTCTGCAGTGCACATCCAAAACAGGTGTTTCTTTAGACCAAATGAATCCAAGACACCATATGAGTTATGGTATGGAAGGAGAGCCACTGTTAAATATCTTAGGGTATTTGGTTCCAGATGCTTCATCAAAAGGAAGGAGGACAACCTTGAAAAATTCGATGACAGAGCAGATAAGGGGATTTTCTTAGGGTATTCTTCAAAGAGTAAGGCCTACAGATACTATAATAAAAGATTGGGCAAAGTGGTAGAGAGTTCAGATGTAAGAATTGATTAACATGTGCCCCATTCTAAATAGATAGAACCAGTAGAGCAGACTCCTGAGGACTTTTATGATGATGCAACTGTAGATGATGATGTTGTGGAAATTTAAAATCGTATTGATGATATGGATACAGATGCTCATAATTGATACAGTGACAGAGAGTGATGGAGGACCCAGTTTTGAAAAGTGGTAAAAATTGCATCCCCCACATCAAGTTATTGGAGATTCTAAAGCGGGAATGcaaacaagaaagatgaaatctGCTACAAATTCATTACTTTCTGAAATTAAACCCAAGTCTGTTGGGGAAGCAACTAAAGATGAGAACTGGGTAAAGGCAATGAATAAAGAGTTAGAtcaaatagagaagaacaacaCTTGGGAGCTAATTCCTAGACCAACCAATAAAAACATTATTGGAACCAAGAGGGTTTTTAGAAATAAGTTGAATGAAGATGGTCAGGTGGTTAGAAACAAATCCAGACTAGGGTGCAAAGGCTATGCTCAGGTAGAGGGGATAGACTTTGATGAGACATTTGCGCCGGTAGCAAGATTGGAATCTATACGGATGTTCTTAACATTTGTAGTTTAtaaaggctttaaggtttatcagatggatgtcaagtcTGCATTCTTAAATTATAATCTTGAAGAAGAAGTTTAATTTGACCAACCATATGGTTTTCAAATTGGTGATGATCCAAACATGGTCTGTAGACTAAAGAAAGTCCTTTGCGACTtaaaacaagctccaagggttTGATACTCCAGATTAGACAGTTACTTACATCAGTTGGTACTTCAGAAGGGCATTGTTGATAGTAACCTATATGTTATGATAGAGAACAAAAGGAAGATGCGGTGGGCACTCCTATAGGTCAGTCTATGCAGGGAGAGCTTCTATATCAGGGGGAGCATCGTCagcctttgtacttgttgtcaaaggaggagagaagtGTAACATTTAGTCAAAATAATGTTGCAAAcaattccaaagggggagattgttgagAAATGGGATCGCATGTTGTTATTGTTGGCAAATAGGAATATGGTAAATTGGTTCGGCCTAGTTGAGAAATCACTAATGGTTCATGGTTCCAAAATATGGTTTAGCTGCATTATAAGGTGAGGACTTGTGGAATTATTTGATCAATTTATATGGCTGCAAGTTTCAAGTTTATTCAAGCATTATGGAGTTTATACTTTAGCAGCTTATGAACAATGATGTCATTAAGCACTATAGAGTTTATAATTTCAGCAATTGTAAGAAGTTCTAGTACGCGGATAGAAGTATGAGTTCTTAAGTTTTGATGGAATTGGGCTCTTGTACACGTGGACAACAGCCCTATATATAGCATTATTTTATGATATACAAAGCAGTTCAGCAAAGTAGAGTTCATTCATGACTTTATTATTGAAAGGTAATTTTGACTAGAAGTTGTAAAAGTGATGGGTAAGCACTGTTAGCAGTCCAATAGGAGTAGAACTCCTTTCACACAAGTGTACATCACCTACGCTTGTTGCTGGGGTGTTATTGTTTCAGCAAGGAGGTTATGCAATCTGATTTTAAGAAGGATTCCTTGATGTTATGTGTTAGTATCTCATTGGACATCAAGAAAGTAGTTAATTGAAGTGGGACGTTTGTTTCATATGCGTGAGCTGCTACTGCTCAATATATTTGCAGAATATGAAATAGAGAGTGAGTTTCAAAAGGTGAGAATCCCTCGTTAGTTGTGGACTGCTTCTATCAGAGAGTCCTGCAGTTCTCAATCTTATTTTTTGACACAGCATCCTTGAGTCAGTTTCTATTGAATACTATATCAGATTAGAGGGGTCATGAGTCTTGGCTAGCACTgcaaaaccaaaatagaaaaccCTTGGCAGCCGTTCTAGAGACaaatagagaaagaagggagaagtaAGTTCGATGGCTGTCACACTTTTCCTTTATTAAGTGTGCAATGGAGACTCAATTGTGAACAAGAAAGAAATGTTACTACTTTTCTGCTATGTTGATAGTTTGAGGATGTTCTTCTATACATCAAAGGTTGAGGTAAGCCATATCTGAAATTCCTATTTTGGTATTCTAGAGTCTGTTGATTGTTGAGAGACTCTAGATCAATgatgtattgggttgggattttattgatttaaaattgtgaacctagcaagttggggcttgtctagggtgtggggttgttgcccttgtctAAGTTGtatctcagattgaagcagaGATATGTTCCTGGATCGTTGTAGAGGTTGAAAAAGTTGAGCATTGGGGAAATAtgaaaccctatatgggtattcctctGTGGAGTAGGCACTCTGGCTGAACCACATATATCTAGTGTTATTgtctcgcatttatttttctacatatatttaaAGTACTtgttgtgcagagtggtgggaTATTGTCTGATAGACCcagccacattgtggtgtgaggtggacgtgtcgttgtttgcatgattggtaattacgggaTTACCCCAGCCAATCTAGAACTGTTTAATGGAACCTTTTGTTGGGTtataaataaggaaatttttggaaccactgattcaccccccctcagtgtcaacctgggaacatcaagtggtatcaaagcaaggTTCCCTGGATCGTTGTAGAGGTTGGaaagttgagtattggggaaatatgaaaccctatatgggtattcctctATGGAGTAGGCACTCTGGCTGAACCACAtatatctggtgttattgtcttgcatttatttttttacatatatttgaagtgcgtgttgtgcagagtggtgggacatTGTCTGGTAGACCCAGCCACATTGTGGTATGACGTGGACGTGTTATTTGCGTGATTGATAATTACGGGATTACCTCGGCCAATCTAGAACTACGCAGTGGAACCTTTTGTTGGGTTacaaataaagaaatttttggAACCACTAATTcaaccccctctcagtgtcagcCTGGGAACATCAGATTCCTCGGTGATCAAATTTATCTTTGCCTATCTATCATTTGGAACCGAATTGGCCAAAATTGAGCCTAAAATCTTAGAATTTTTCCTTCAAATCTAAATCCAGCAATCTAATGCCAAAAACTCTAAAATTAATAGCTCTTGAACCGTTAGATCGAAATCAATCATGATCGATTTCAATTCATATTGGCAGATTTGGCCATTCCGATCTgatttaaaaaggaaactaactataAATCCAACGGCATTGGGAAAGCAACAAAGAAGCTATTAGGGAAGCAATTagtaaattggaaaaaaaattctcagtTTCTTCACTAATCAAATCAATATTACGATGGTAAAATTCATAGATTACATTTGCATGGTGGATACTCTATTGACAGTGTGGAACTTGAACAGTGGGAACTAATGCATGACAAGGAGGCCACCTAAGTGGACTACTGACTATCTCAAAAGAGGGTTGTTCATGGTAATATCCATTTAGAACTACAGTGATGAAATGGGGATGGGGTGGCACAAGTGGGACCcactttttctttctaaagTTAATACCATAGAGATAACCTTCATAAGCTCCTTCAATCAGTTGATAAAcattttttatctttgaatAAACATTGCTCGTGATCAAGCTGTCAAAACCCCCTTGATGAGTTTCCCCGACCTGTTTCACCTCGAGTATCTTGGCTAGACGTGTGAGACCCAACTCTCCTCCTAACAACCCATGACAAAACTTGGCCATAAATTTCAGATCATAAAGTCAAGGAAAGATGGCCCCAACCATAGTCATGAACTCTTGAAGCGATCCTGGCATCGGTTTATTTGCATTCAATACCTTAATGAAGTAAGCAATATCATAAACCCCATGAAACGTGAGCCATTGAATCCTATGTCCTTCACACCTTATGATGTTTCTGAACCGAGCAGAAAATGCTTTAATATCAAATCCTTccctcttgttcttctccaaatCAATTCCATTCTGAAGTAGTAACTCAACGGATGTAGCCAAGTGAAGGTCGATAACGGGATCAAAATCATTAAAATTAAATTGCCAAACACCACCAGAGTGAGGGAGATTACCCTCTGCATCAGTGAATGTGAGACCGAACTGTATTGGTTTCAAGCTATCGACATTGAACTTGATGTCTTCATACCGATCAGTTTCGGATGCATTTCTCTGTGTGTTGCGAAGAAAACCAAGAAATTCAGGATCAAAGGCAACTCGGTTGTAAATGTGTACTATGCTTTCTATGGAAAGCATCTCTTCCTCAAAATTTGAACGCCAGACATTGCGTATCAGTAGCTCCATTGATGTGTTCAAACAGAATaacaaaatcagaaaaataaactCACTTTGGGCGAAGATGATCGAGAGGAGAAAAGTTTTAAAGAACCAGAAGAAGAACTTGGTTTGGGCGAAGACGATCAAACGGAGAACACTAGATTTTGGCACGTTCAGGTCtcgctagagagagagagagagagagagagagagagagaaggatttCTGAAATGGTAACTAGTTTGTATAATacgaaaggagagagaatgatgttcttttttttttagttagagAAAAGCAAAGTAGCATCGGTTCTTCTTCTTATAACAAATTCCATATCTGGGTTGGTGGCAACTGATAAAGTCATAAAACCATTAGCACCTGTTTTCCTACAACTATTCAGTCCTACTATGACTTGATCCCTATTATTGTTTCTAATTACGTTTTTACCATCATAAGTGTTTAAATCGGAATTGGAAACGTGGGATCGGTCTCCACCAATACCTAtccgaaaccaaaaaaaaaaaaagattcttccCTTGGAATGGTTAGGTTGGCGTTATGCGCATAAAGGGAGattgagaaaaaatagggattcACCCTACTAGCAAGTTAGGACAAGAGAATTACTAGTGGATAATTGGTCTAATAGAGGAGACGATGACCTATAACTCAATTCAGTAGTATATTAGGATTCAATTCGGAGACTGCTTCTTTCATAGTGTGTAAACTACTCATAGAATGAATGCTAGTCTAGCCTAGTGATGGTAGTTTCGATTTAAAGAGTCGCGTCAAGGAGAGGAGGTTGTAGGATCGAATCATATTGTATTCATGTTTGTGTGGGTGAGTGTGTAGGAATAGGTGGCCATTGGGCCCTACTAACACCCAGTATCCTTAACCACAAACATCCCAAAGCCTCTTTTCAAATCATCATCCCCACCTTGACGTCCATCAACTTCACAGAATCGTCAAAGTTAAGCATCAAATTGATGATTGATCACACTTTGAGCCTCCTTAGGTGACATGAATTCTCCTATGGAGGCAAGGTAGGATCCGAGTTCAAAGCCTTCGATCTTCCCATTACCATTAGTGTCCAATTGAGGAAATATTTGTTGGAGTTCATCCTTTTTTGATTGTTGTTTGGAATGATGATAAAGGCGATGGTCGAAGTTGCAATTAGAGAAGAGGATAGAAGAAAGGCTGGGTCGTGTGTTAATTTGTTGCTTGTTGCTGTgatggaaaggaaagagaatgcAAAGAAAACTTCCCAACCAATGACCATGGTATGTGCCCCAGTTTACCTATTTTGGGAGAGTAATGTAAGATGAGAAATGGGTTGAAATTGGTTGGCTTGATTAGGAGGTAGCCAATCCTCAGTCTCCGTAGAGaaaattttagggtttcaaaGATGCCCTTCATTCCCTTCATAATCATACTTAAGAGTTACAGAGAATGTGGTTATCTACTATGAAGATCCATGTTCCCCCACTCCTTACACGCATGAAATAATAAACTTCCATGCACTAACTGTCCCACTCACATATGATAATAACTTACTACTAACTTACTAACTACTTCTACTAACCCTTCTCACATGCGATAACAACAATTTCATAACCAACCCTAACTACCTCCACTACCACAACTTACATGGACATGTAACAAATCCTCCCTGCTGAAATTCGGCTTGTCCTCAAGgcgaaaaagaaggaaattgtTGGAGTAGGTCCTCATGATTTTCCCAAGTGGCGTCCACTGGAGAGAGTCCTTGCCAGTGAACTAACACCTGTGTGATCCCTTTGTGAACTTTGGTATCCAAGATCGCCTGTGGTTCAACAAGCATATTCCCTTCTGTTCCCACAATTTTTGGTAGATTCCTTTGAACTAAAATATGCTTTCTAATCTTTTTCTTCAGTAAGGAGACGTGAAAGACTGGATGGATGCGTGAGTCATCTGCAAGCTGCAATTTGTAGGCGACCTTCCCTATTCGATGGATGACTTGGAATGGACCATAATATCTGGGTGCTAATTTCTGGTACTTCATTAAATGTATAGAGTGTTGATGATAAGGTTGTGACTTGAGGTACACCCAATCACCAACATCAAATTCCCACTCCTTATGCTTCTTGTCATAAACCTGCTTCATCCGGTTCTGTGTTTCTAAAAGAATAACCTTCAAGGCCTTAAGCTTCTGGTCCCTAGCCATTAGTTGCTGGTCAACGGCTTCCACCTTGGCAGTACCTGGGAGATAAGTAAGTAGGGTGGGTGGTGGTCGCCCATACACAATCTCGAATGGAGTTGTCTTGATGGAAGAACGCCGACTGGTATTGTAGTAGTATTCTGCCCAGGAAATCCAGTTACTCCACTCTTTAGGGTTTTCACTGGAGAAACAACGCAGGTACATCTCAAGGGTACGATTCACCACTTCAGTTTGACCATCTGTTTGTGGATGGTAAGCTGAACTCATATTAAAACTGGTACCGTTGAGATGGAATAATTCCTCCCAGAATTTGCTTGTAAATGTGGGGTCATGATCACATACAATAGTACGTGGCATCCCATGAAGTTTAAATACTTGTTCAAAAAATAGTCGTGCAATTCCAACAGTAGTGAACGGATGAGATAAGGGAAAGAAGTGTGCATACTTGAATAGCCgatccacc
It encodes the following:
- the LOC122068159 gene encoding probable CCR4-associated factor 1 homolog 6: MELLIRNVWRSNFEEEMLSIESIVHIYNRVAFDPEFLGFLRNTQRNASETDRYEDIKFNVDSLKPIQFGLTFTDAEGNLPHSGGVWQFNFNDFDPVIDLHLATSVELLLQNGIDLEKNKREGFDIKAFSARFRNIIRCEGHRIQWLTFHGVYDIAYFIKFCHGLLGGELGLTRLAKILEVKQVGETHQGGFDSLITSNVYSKIKNVYQLIEGAYEGYLYGINFRKKKWVPLVPPHPHFITVVLNGYYHEQPSFEIVSSPLRWPPCHALVPTVQVPHCQ